From Magnetococcus sp. PR-3, the proteins below share one genomic window:
- a CDS encoding TolC family protein, whose amino-acid sequence MLVTPVSASEDNPFQRLQSQLKDHPAVQAIQEQVQGVRYTAQGQLGLPNPGITLGVNNVPVSTPTRFDRFLPSNKSIGVTQRFPNFSGREARQQTGLAQAQLKQVELWTIWAGLKQKLIVALAQKQRIRRSLKALDEQFVKLDELEHWLKGEMESGRAVYGKVEGLDVQRAQLQEKRIALQGQASRWGATLQRLVQQDSDLKPPQLTLAPWVQERIPLEVLKAQQAIAIAQSKVKARKAAFNPDYGISAVWQQRDNDGPFEGDDWYSLKATITVPLWAEQNQRPKLKGAKRALAAARMAKDDAWRTSRALFDEALAGYQTSQRMIEALKRRDGELMDLETAMRRRYEAGEMDLEAVIRPSIQRSALKIEQAKQHSKSVVAAARANSLYKEFITP is encoded by the coding sequence ATGTTGGTCACACCGGTTTCAGCCAGTGAGGATAATCCATTCCAACGTTTACAGTCACAGTTGAAAGACCACCCGGCTGTGCAGGCTATCCAAGAGCAGGTGCAGGGCGTGCGTTACACCGCGCAGGGTCAATTGGGTTTGCCCAACCCTGGTATCACGCTGGGGGTAAACAATGTTCCGGTTTCCACACCCACCCGTTTCGACCGTTTTCTTCCCAGCAACAAAAGTATCGGTGTCACCCAGCGCTTTCCCAACTTTTCAGGGCGAGAAGCCCGCCAACAGACCGGTTTGGCCCAGGCTCAGTTGAAACAGGTTGAGCTTTGGACAATCTGGGCCGGTTTAAAGCAGAAACTCATTGTTGCCCTTGCTCAAAAACAGCGTATTCGTCGTTCTTTGAAGGCTTTGGATGAGCAGTTTGTCAAACTCGATGAACTGGAGCACTGGCTCAAGGGTGAGATGGAGTCCGGTCGAGCAGTCTACGGCAAGGTGGAAGGGCTCGATGTGCAACGAGCCCAACTGCAGGAAAAACGTATTGCCCTTCAAGGTCAGGCCAGTCGTTGGGGGGCTACTTTACAGCGGTTGGTGCAGCAGGACAGTGATCTTAAACCGCCGCAGCTTACTCTCGCCCCGTGGGTTCAAGAGAGAATTCCATTAGAAGTTTTAAAAGCCCAGCAGGCTATTGCCATTGCTCAGAGCAAGGTCAAAGCACGCAAAGCCGCATTCAACCCCGACTATGGTATCAGTGCGGTTTGGCAGCAAAGGGATAACGATGGTCCTTTTGAAGGAGATGATTGGTACTCTCTGAAAGCGACCATCACGGTACCTCTTTGGGCCGAGCAGAATCAGCGTCCAAAACTAAAAGGGGCCAAAAGGGCATTGGCTGCAGCACGCATGGCCAAGGACGATGCCTGGCGCACCTCACGTGCCCTATTTGATGAGGCTTTGGCTGGCTACCAGACGTCACAGCGGATGATAGAGGCTCTCAAAAGGCGGGATGGAGAGCTAATGGATCTGGAGACGGCCATGCGTCGTCGGTATGAGGCCGGTGAAATGGATCTTGAGGCGGTGATTCGTCCCTCCATTCAACGTTCAGCACTAAAAATTGAACAGGCCAAACAGCACTCCAAATCAGTAGTTGCCGCAGCCAGGGCCAATAGTTTGTACAAGGAGTTTATCACCCCATGA
- a CDS encoding HD-GYP domain-containing protein — protein sequence MEKPRFRLSLAQEIMGWLSLIILACAWLVVWYAETGHHESMLEQTKKQALVFLWGIERDLESLDQPTSPDIVKALLKRGLEGQNRPEFDFSIAELNLYDTDGERQLRIQASTPSQKQAQGSTQHRMHGLAANSHAMADNKSRGGRHAVSALLKSGHSHLAGDLVQGVDPQTGDAFVSLHLSIPIRRGDQLLGVLEAALDLEKTLAMLDSRDDTFEQGILFIVGGFALVSFVGIWIVTHYRLLKPVRAISRVTRRIAQGELSPRSGICGHNEIGVLGRSIDEMADSIQRLIRDEEAAYLQAMQSLAKALESKDAYTAKHSARVSKYSVLLGKEMGLAQKELDLLKKGAMMHDLGKIGIPDHVLNKPSALTDEEFGIMRAHPVMTATIMRPLKRFKAFAEIAAWHHERWDGGGYPDGLKGEEIPQLARIVCIADTWDAMTGDRVYRKGMPFEKALGIMESEKDSGQWDPHLIDLFVTMMRRLSHIQQEPLLTEQET from the coding sequence ATGGAGAAGCCTCGTTTTCGATTAAGTTTGGCCCAGGAGATAATGGGATGGTTAAGTCTTATCATTCTGGCGTGTGCCTGGTTGGTGGTCTGGTATGCCGAGACCGGTCATCATGAAAGCATGCTTGAGCAGACCAAAAAGCAGGCGCTTGTTTTTTTATGGGGGATTGAACGGGATTTGGAAAGCCTGGATCAACCTACGTCGCCGGATATAGTTAAAGCACTATTGAAACGTGGACTTGAAGGTCAGAATAGACCCGAATTTGATTTCTCCATCGCAGAACTCAACCTCTATGACACCGATGGCGAGCGACAACTGCGTATTCAGGCAAGCACCCCTTCTCAAAAGCAGGCTCAGGGTTCCACTCAACACCGTATGCATGGTCTTGCAGCGAATTCCCATGCCATGGCCGACAATAAGAGTCGAGGAGGCCGACATGCAGTTTCTGCCTTGTTGAAGAGTGGTCACTCACATCTGGCCGGGGATCTGGTCCAGGGAGTGGACCCGCAGACGGGCGACGCGTTTGTCAGTTTGCATCTCTCAATTCCAATTCGTCGTGGTGATCAACTATTAGGGGTATTGGAGGCTGCCCTTGATCTGGAAAAGACGCTGGCCATGCTCGACAGTCGGGATGATACCTTTGAGCAGGGTATTCTATTCATCGTGGGTGGTTTTGCCCTGGTCTCCTTTGTAGGAATCTGGATTGTTACCCACTACCGATTGCTCAAACCGGTACGGGCCATCAGTCGAGTGACCCGCCGCATTGCTCAAGGGGAACTGTCGCCCCGTTCCGGTATTTGTGGGCACAATGAAATTGGTGTTTTGGGGCGCTCTATTGATGAGATGGCCGACAGTATACAACGTCTGATCAGGGATGAAGAGGCTGCCTATCTACAGGCAATGCAGTCTCTGGCCAAGGCGTTGGAGTCTAAGGATGCCTATACGGCCAAACATTCGGCGCGTGTCTCCAAATACTCGGTGTTGCTGGGTAAGGAGATGGGACTGGCCCAAAAGGAACTTGATCTACTGAAAAAAGGGGCCATGATGCATGATCTAGGGAAAATAGGTATTCCAGATCATGTGTTGAATAAGCCCAGCGCGTTGACCGATGAGGAGTTTGGAATCATGCGAGCCCATCCGGTTATGACCGCTACTATTATGCGTCCTCTTAAACGTTTCAAAGCTTTTGCTGAGATCGCCGCTTGGCACCATGAACGTTGGGATGGAGGCGGCTATCCTGATGGCTTGAAAGGTGAGGAGATTCCCCAGCTGGCTCGTATCGTCTGTATTGCTGATACCTGGGATGCCATGACCGGGGACCGTGTCTATAGAAAAGGTATGCCGTTTGAAAAAGCACTGGGCATTATGGAGTCCGAGAAGGACAGTGGTCAGTGGGATCCTCACTTAATTGATCTTTTCGTGACCATGATGCGCCGCCTATCACATATTCAACAGGAGCCTCTGTTGACAGAACAGGAAACTTGA
- a CDS encoding c-type cytochrome — MLLLLGLGVAAIWKGPVQRGEMLYLTNCAQCHGPRGMGQPGVVWNKPLPGDDLKFPPPPLDHSAHAWHHADGLLQRMIQFGGQDGRMPAWGDKLTPAQIGDILTYLHQLWSPDQLQMQQQQTLADPFSPSGQVYKP; from the coding sequence TTGCTTCTATTGCTGGGGTTGGGTGTTGCCGCCATATGGAAAGGGCCGGTGCAGCGGGGTGAAATGCTCTATCTGACCAATTGCGCCCAGTGCCATGGACCCAGAGGTATGGGGCAGCCCGGTGTGGTGTGGAATAAACCGCTTCCTGGCGATGACCTGAAATTTCCCCCTCCGCCTCTGGATCACTCTGCTCATGCATGGCATCACGCCGATGGTTTGTTGCAACGGATGATTCAGTTCGGCGGCCAGGATGGCAGAATGCCCGCCTGGGGGGATAAACTCACCCCGGCGCAGATTGGTGATATTCTCACCTATTTGCATCAGCTATGGAGTCCGGATCAATTGCAGATGCAACAGCAGCAAACCCTTGCAGATCCTTTTAGTCCGTCGGGCCAAGTCTATAAACCATGA
- a CDS encoding c-type cytochrome: MSHQGEQSANNRNKSGHSYSGLMLMMLVIGGIFLALYGGPQEMFHREGEEFIIKQIPPKVVPQVFQPGQALFQSNCIDCHGRWAEGTNQGPPLIHPYYKPSHHANFTFNRAVKQGVKSHHWSFGDMPPQPHMSIHQVEQIILFIRWWQRQNGIE; the protein is encoded by the coding sequence ATGTCACACCAAGGTGAGCAATCGGCCAATAATAGAAATAAATCTGGTCATTCCTATTCCGGCCTGATGCTCATGATGTTGGTGATTGGTGGGATCTTTCTGGCGTTATATGGCGGTCCACAGGAAATGTTTCATAGGGAAGGGGAGGAATTCATAATTAAACAGATACCCCCAAAGGTGGTTCCCCAGGTGTTTCAGCCAGGCCAAGCTCTGTTCCAATCCAACTGTATCGACTGTCATGGACGCTGGGCCGAGGGTACGAATCAGGGACCACCCCTGATCCACCCCTACTACAAACCAAGTCATCATGCGAATTTTACTTTTAATCGTGCTGTGAAACAGGGGGTGAAATCTCACCACTGGTCATTCGGTGATATGCCACCTCAACCCCATATGTCCATCCACCAGGTTGAACAGATCATTCTCTTCATCCGTTGGTGGCAACGTCAAAATGGAATCGAATAA
- a CDS encoding heavy metal translocating P-type ATPase — MNDGVSHHYTAVPVEGMHCASCSARLERHLGRLETVERVVVNLATNQMDVVTTLPLKKLIEQVNQVGYEIPTRYGHFPVQGLSCASCVMRVQENLECMPGVIQAPVNLATGMVDLTWVEGMVTPNQLAENVAARGYGLDISNVGGADPGSVEQSAEQERRALLNRLTVGAILVLSTFVVMHGQELTVNAWFDMPDQTLFWLQWTLITPVQFWVGWSFHVSAWRAFKQRTANMHSLVTLGTFSAYLYSMLVLLMPELFVVPGVSATVYFDTAGAIIVLILLGRFLEARAKGQTSQAIRSLMQLTPDTAWVVRQGEASEIPLDQVQVGDRVVVRPGDRIPVDGVIGKGQSTVDESMLTGESMPCERGVGDRVTAGTINQNGTFTLLADRVGQETVLARIIQLVQEAQGSKPSIARLADRIAAWFVPVVLLVGVVTFVVWWLFGPEPALTYGLLNFVSVLIIACPCALGLATPTSIMVGTGRGAEMGVLIRSGEALERAHQISHVVFDKTGTLTKGRPVLTSWTGDESNFLLAASAEIPSEHPLAKAIVHAAREDGLSLNEPEQFETIPGFGVEAQVSGHSVLVGTRRLMEERGVQLDTRTQLDLEQFEEQGQTAMVVAVDHQEVGVLALADAVKPESQQAISMLRDLGIKVTMLTGDNLRTAQAIASRLGIHQIEAQVLPGDKAQHISCLQRQGDVVAMVGDGINDAPALAKADVGVAIGTGADVAMESADITLMKGDPRSVVQAIELSRATMRNIRQNLFWAFAYNVTLIPLAAGIWFPWFGVLLSPIFAAAAMGLSSVTVVMNSLRLRHFSTHAEVTRHRD, encoded by the coding sequence ATGAACGACGGGGTTAGTCATCATTATACAGCGGTGCCTGTGGAAGGCATGCACTGCGCATCCTGCTCCGCCCGTCTTGAGCGTCACCTTGGCCGTCTGGAAACGGTTGAACGAGTGGTGGTCAATCTGGCGACCAACCAGATGGATGTGGTGACAACCTTGCCGCTGAAAAAGTTGATCGAACAGGTTAATCAAGTCGGCTATGAAATCCCAACCCGATATGGGCACTTTCCTGTACAGGGGCTCAGTTGTGCCAGTTGTGTCATGCGTGTTCAGGAAAATCTGGAGTGCATGCCAGGCGTGATTCAGGCTCCGGTCAACTTAGCGACTGGAATGGTGGATCTGACCTGGGTAGAGGGTATGGTCACCCCGAATCAATTGGCTGAGAATGTTGCTGCTCGTGGCTATGGGCTGGACATCTCCAATGTTGGGGGTGCTGATCCAGGCTCTGTCGAACAGTCGGCAGAGCAAGAGCGTCGTGCTTTGCTCAATCGGCTGACCGTGGGGGCAATACTGGTACTTTCTACCTTTGTCGTCATGCATGGGCAGGAATTGACGGTGAATGCATGGTTCGATATGCCAGATCAAACCTTGTTCTGGTTGCAGTGGACCTTGATTACACCGGTCCAGTTCTGGGTGGGCTGGTCCTTCCATGTTAGCGCATGGCGGGCATTCAAGCAGCGAACCGCTAACATGCACAGTTTGGTTACCCTGGGCACTTTCAGTGCCTACCTCTACTCCATGCTGGTACTGCTCATGCCTGAGTTGTTTGTTGTCCCAGGGGTATCGGCAACTGTCTATTTTGATACCGCTGGAGCCATCATTGTTCTGATTCTATTGGGGCGTTTTCTGGAGGCACGTGCTAAAGGCCAGACCTCCCAAGCCATCCGTTCCCTTATGCAACTTACACCGGATACCGCATGGGTTGTGCGTCAGGGAGAGGCGTCTGAAATTCCTCTGGATCAGGTACAGGTAGGAGATCGTGTGGTGGTACGTCCCGGTGATCGCATTCCGGTGGATGGTGTCATTGGTAAGGGACAATCTACGGTAGATGAATCCATGTTGACCGGAGAATCTATGCCCTGTGAAAGGGGCGTGGGAGACCGAGTAACTGCCGGTACGATCAACCAAAACGGGACGTTCACGTTGTTGGCGGATCGTGTTGGGCAAGAGACCGTGCTGGCGCGTATTATCCAATTGGTACAGGAGGCTCAAGGCAGTAAGCCATCCATCGCCCGACTCGCGGATCGTATCGCTGCCTGGTTCGTACCAGTCGTATTATTAGTTGGGGTCGTGACCTTCGTCGTTTGGTGGCTGTTTGGTCCGGAGCCTGCGTTGACCTATGGGCTGCTCAACTTTGTTTCCGTATTGATTATCGCCTGCCCTTGTGCTCTGGGATTGGCAACGCCTACCTCCATTATGGTGGGAACCGGTCGCGGGGCGGAGATGGGGGTGCTGATCCGAAGCGGTGAAGCGTTGGAGCGGGCCCATCAAATCTCCCATGTTGTATTTGATAAAACTGGAACTCTTACCAAAGGACGACCGGTATTGACCAGTTGGACCGGGGATGAATCCAATTTCCTGCTGGCTGCCAGTGCAGAAATTCCATCGGAGCACCCTTTGGCCAAGGCCATTGTCCATGCAGCTAGGGAGGATGGGTTGTCCCTGAACGAACCAGAACAGTTCGAAACGATTCCTGGCTTTGGGGTGGAGGCGCAGGTCTCCGGGCATAGTGTCCTGGTGGGGACACGGCGATTGATGGAGGAGAGAGGGGTCCAACTGGATACACGAACCCAGTTGGATCTTGAGCAGTTCGAGGAACAGGGCCAAACCGCTATGGTCGTGGCTGTGGACCACCAAGAGGTGGGCGTACTTGCCTTAGCTGATGCCGTTAAACCGGAAAGCCAGCAGGCGATTTCCATGCTGCGTGATTTGGGCATCAAGGTAACGATGTTAACCGGTGACAACCTTCGAACTGCCCAGGCAATCGCATCCAGGCTAGGTATTCATCAGATAGAAGCACAGGTGTTGCCAGGGGACAAAGCTCAACATATCAGCTGCCTGCAGAGGCAAGGTGATGTGGTGGCCATGGTTGGAGATGGCATCAACGACGCACCTGCGTTGGCCAAGGCCGATGTGGGGGTGGCCATTGGTACCGGCGCAGATGTGGCCATGGAGTCTGCCGATATCACTCTGATGAAAGGGGATCCCCGTAGTGTTGTTCAGGCTATCGAGCTTTCCCGTGCCACTATGCGTAATATTCGCCAAAATCTTTTCTGGGCATTTGCCTACAACGTAACGCTGATCCCATTGGCAGCTGGTATCTGGTTCCCCTGGTTCGGGGTTTTGCTTTCCCCCATCTTTGCTGCGGCTGCTATGGGGTTATCCAGTGTTACCGTGGTGATGAATTCTCTGCGTCTTCGTCATTTTTCCACGCATGCTGAGGTTACGAGGCATAGGGATTGA
- a CDS encoding SHOCT domain-containing protein, with the protein MMAEYGLFTGHGLFGGLGMLIFWGLIVAVVFGIAKSAIRGGKPSSETAEEQLKKRYANGEVDRETYLIRLVDLKKG; encoded by the coding sequence ATGATGGCGGAATATGGTCTGTTTACAGGACATGGGTTATTTGGTGGGCTCGGTATGCTGATCTTTTGGGGATTAATTGTCGCTGTGGTTTTTGGAATAGCGAAATCAGCCATACGTGGCGGTAAGCCATCCTCGGAGACCGCCGAGGAGCAGCTCAAAAAACGGTATGCCAATGGTGAGGTAGACCGTGAAACCTACCTGATCCGTTTGGTGGATCTGAAAAAAGGGTGA
- a CDS encoding DUF2231 domain-containing protein, with amino-acid sequence MGFLEEMLGSLTMLHPMVIHFPIVYLITAILAESVGIVSGRQGYRQAATILIWLAGISATAAVGAGYLAAEVLRHDSPGHDLVHTHRDIMLAFTTGLLLLGVALAISKGLRLGASRRFLLPILILLAAVMGYGADKGGKMVYLHGVGIKPELLRNSSPPVSMGHHDDHGHGEKQPEVDDHRDDGHSH; translated from the coding sequence ATGGGATTTCTCGAAGAGATGTTAGGTTCTTTAACTATGCTGCATCCTATGGTGATTCACTTTCCCATAGTCTATCTCATTACGGCCATATTGGCAGAATCCGTAGGCATTGTCTCCGGTCGGCAAGGGTATCGGCAGGCGGCCACGATCCTAATTTGGTTGGCGGGCATTTCCGCAACTGCAGCGGTTGGAGCAGGCTATCTGGCTGCAGAAGTATTGAGGCATGACTCCCCTGGTCATGATCTGGTCCATACCCATCGGGACATCATGTTGGCCTTTACCACAGGTCTGCTGCTGTTGGGGGTAGCGTTGGCCATCTCCAAAGGGTTGCGTTTGGGAGCCTCCAGGCGATTCCTTTTGCCGATATTGATCCTCCTGGCCGCTGTCATGGGCTATGGTGCGGACAAAGGTGGCAAGATGGTCTATCTACATGGGGTTGGCATCAAGCCGGAACTCCTTCGCAATTCGTCTCCACCAGTGTCCATGGGTCACCATGACGATCATGGGCATGGAGAAAAACAGCCCGAAGTGGACGATCATCGTGACGATGGTCATAGCCATTGA
- a CDS encoding heavy-metal-associated domain-containing protein, which yields MSTAHKTHPVTRRIRVFDMVCPECEKIIAEGLLVLDGVIEVESDWDKGEVCVTYDLFQVHVQDIEKLLIEIGYPLQDTFWAQTKQAWIHYTEKNEIDNLHHKAHCCSKPPAGA from the coding sequence ATGAGCACAGCACATAAAACACATCCAGTAACCCGCAGGATTCGGGTTTTCGATATGGTCTGCCCTGAGTGTGAAAAGATCATTGCCGAGGGGTTGTTGGTTCTGGATGGTGTGATCGAGGTTGAATCGGATTGGGACAAGGGAGAGGTCTGTGTAACCTATGACCTCTTCCAGGTCCATGTACAGGATATCGAGAAGTTACTCATTGAGATTGGCTATCCGCTCCAGGATACCTTCTGGGCACAAACCAAACAGGCCTGGATTCATTATACGGAGAAGAATGAGATCGATAATCTGCACCATAAAGCTCACTGCTGCAGCAAACCGCCAGCTGGAGCATAG
- a CDS encoding Spy/CpxP family protein refolding chaperone: MNVRYRNRMLGLAAVLGITLGVVTTFDGNAQGHMGNWGTPGFQGTSPMMMGGMMGHHGPMGRHGGMGRGMMGDHGLMHGTEAQVTQHLESLKTRLSITSEQETAWDDYADALADLTGTHRAMFTEMHSGQMGTTEQQQTHESFREVMLSLRGDLQQATQTLLGLLTDVQKQRFTQNGFTRAGI, translated from the coding sequence ATGAACGTACGTTACAGAAACCGCATGCTCGGCCTGGCCGCTGTCTTGGGTATCACTCTGGGGGTGGTCACCACATTCGACGGAAATGCCCAGGGACATATGGGCAACTGGGGAACACCCGGTTTCCAGGGCACATCACCCATGATGATGGGTGGAATGATGGGGCACCACGGCCCCATGGGGCGTCATGGTGGCATGGGACGTGGAATGATGGGTGACCATGGTTTGATGCATGGTACGGAAGCTCAGGTGACGCAACACCTGGAAAGTCTGAAAACCCGGCTGTCCATTACCTCGGAGCAGGAAACCGCATGGGATGACTATGCTGATGCGCTGGCCGATCTGACCGGCACCCATCGAGCGATGTTTACCGAAATGCACAGCGGGCAAATGGGCACCACCGAGCAGCAGCAGACCCATGAAAGCTTTAGAGAGGTGATGCTCTCGTTAAGGGGGGATCTGCAGCAGGCAACCCAGACCCTTTTAGGCTTGCTCACTGATGTTCAGAAGCAACGTTTCACACAGAATGGTTTCACCCGAGCCGGTATCTAA
- a CDS encoding response regulator — translation MNELDRILVVEDDDETRELLLEYLTENGCEVRAFSEGQGMWEALEADDRVDVIVLDIMLPGEDGLTICKRLSIDPTKQDIPVILLTARRDEMDRILGLEMGADDYLTKPFSPRELLARIHSVLRRSRAMPREQKLKDPQRFQFAGWTLNVKAQRLESPEGVDVTLTMGEFIMLMAFLKHPNEVLSRDQIMEAYRNRESSIFERSIDVQIGRVRKRLHDDPKAPQILKTVWGKGYILDCEVEVS, via the coding sequence ATGAATGAACTGGATCGCATTTTGGTCGTGGAAGATGATGACGAGACACGTGAACTTCTCTTGGAGTACCTGACGGAAAATGGTTGTGAAGTACGCGCCTTTTCCGAAGGTCAGGGGATGTGGGAAGCCTTGGAGGCAGATGATCGGGTGGACGTCATTGTGCTGGACATCATGCTTCCAGGTGAAGATGGATTAACCATCTGTAAACGGTTGAGTATTGATCCGACCAAGCAGGATATCCCTGTCATCCTGCTTACGGCCAGACGCGATGAAATGGACCGTATCTTGGGGTTAGAGATGGGGGCGGACGACTATCTGACTAAACCCTTCAGCCCTCGTGAACTACTGGCGCGTATCCACAGTGTCCTGAGGCGCTCACGTGCTATGCCTCGGGAACAAAAACTCAAGGATCCCCAGCGGTTCCAATTTGCAGGATGGACACTCAATGTCAAAGCACAGAGGCTGGAGTCGCCTGAAGGTGTGGATGTCACGCTGACTATGGGGGAGTTCATTATGCTCATGGCATTTCTCAAACACCCCAATGAAGTGTTGAGCCGCGATCAAATCATGGAGGCCTATCGAAACAGGGAGTCCTCCATTTTCGAACGCAGTATTGATGTACAGATCGGACGGGTCAGAAAACGTTTACATGACGATCCCAAGGCCCCCCAAATACTTAAAACTGTTTGGGGCAAGGGGTATATTCTTGATTGTGAAGTGGAAGTCTCATGA
- a CDS encoding ATP-binding protein — protein MKWSLIPKSLAGQLILILVSGVTLALVSSSAIHLYDRNEAIVTMEGLQAAQRIASIVQVMDPLSQPERARITKILETPLQFVRFYNQEKEPTDHIETDARARHLKKLVGPLLAGQHAVRIEVLSEEYPDNRTMHMMMGGMNSMRGNLHQGMQDHHHALFAQGFSYIARIQLRDGKWLEYHNHLPEEAFKWPWHLLWSILILIFTVTALSFLAVRLVTRPLATLASAARSLGHDLRGSPIARSGTQEVKEVISAFNAMQARILQHIQERSSMLAAISHDLHTPLTRMRLRVEMLKDERLRDALLHNLTEMEGMTESTMDYIQGTEGMEEVRQTDIPSLLDGLADSWQELGHDVQVNCDEIGAFPLMGKSFRRALSNLIQNAVKYGQHASMKATMHGERLRISISDKGPGIPEEEMESVLRPFKRLDTSRNSKTGGSGLGLSIADSIIRAHGGDLHMRNRPEGGLEIIVTIEKERFLKRK, from the coding sequence ATGAAATGGTCGCTCATTCCCAAATCCTTGGCAGGCCAACTGATTCTGATTCTGGTGTCCGGTGTCACCCTCGCTTTGGTATCCAGTTCCGCTATCCATCTCTATGACCGCAATGAAGCCATAGTCACCATGGAGGGATTACAAGCGGCCCAACGCATCGCCTCCATCGTACAAGTGATGGACCCTTTGTCCCAACCTGAACGGGCGCGCATTACCAAAATTCTGGAAACGCCACTGCAATTCGTACGTTTCTACAATCAAGAGAAAGAACCAACGGATCACATTGAGACAGATGCAAGAGCTCGCCACCTAAAAAAACTTGTTGGACCCCTCCTGGCGGGGCAGCATGCTGTACGTATTGAGGTTTTATCGGAAGAGTATCCTGACAACCGTACCATGCACATGATGATGGGAGGAATGAACAGTATGCGTGGTAACCTGCACCAGGGAATGCAGGATCATCATCACGCCCTGTTTGCCCAGGGTTTTTCCTACATTGCCCGCATTCAATTAAGAGATGGTAAATGGCTTGAATACCACAATCATCTACCGGAAGAGGCCTTCAAGTGGCCCTGGCACCTGCTGTGGTCTATCTTGATTCTGATCTTCACGGTCACGGCACTCTCATTCCTAGCTGTACGTCTGGTAACACGTCCACTAGCCACACTGGCTTCAGCAGCCCGATCCCTTGGACATGACCTGCGCGGTTCACCCATTGCACGATCCGGGACCCAGGAGGTAAAGGAGGTCATTTCTGCTTTTAATGCTATGCAGGCCCGCATTCTACAACATATTCAGGAGCGCAGTTCCATGCTGGCTGCGATTTCCCACGACCTGCACACCCCTTTAACACGCATGAGACTGCGTGTGGAGATGCTTAAGGATGAGAGGCTGCGGGATGCACTGCTGCATAACCTGACCGAGATGGAGGGGATGACCGAATCAACCATGGACTATATCCAAGGTACCGAGGGTATGGAGGAGGTCAGACAGACCGACATACCATCCCTATTGGACGGACTGGCCGACAGTTGGCAGGAGTTAGGGCATGATGTTCAGGTAAACTGTGATGAAATCGGTGCTTTTCCCCTGATGGGAAAAAGCTTTCGCCGAGCTCTCTCAAATCTGATTCAAAATGCCGTCAAGTATGGTCAACACGCTTCCATGAAAGCCACGATGCATGGGGAGCGGCTGAGAATCTCTATTTCCGACAAAGGGCCCGGCATACCAGAAGAAGAGATGGAGTCAGTATTACGTCCCTTCAAACGCTTGGATACCTCGCGCAACAGCAAAACCGGTGGGTCGGGGCTGGGACTTTCCATTGCAGATAGCATTATCCGAGCCCACGGCGGCGATCTTCATATGCGCAACCGCCCCGAAGGGGGGTTAGAAATTATCGTCACCATTGAAAAAGAGCGCTTTTTGAAAAGAAAGTAG